A part of Citrifermentans bremense genomic DNA contains:
- a CDS encoding phasin family protein encodes MFELFEKVVLTALGAAAITQKKGEELVQEMKSRYKISEEEGRAFLDRIQEMVKAGQQRSAEMAETEVKKALDRMGMVSREEYERLERRVRALEAVQVQNLSVEAEEECIES; translated from the coding sequence ATGTTTGAACTTTTCGAGAAGGTAGTGCTCACGGCGCTCGGGGCTGCGGCCATCACCCAGAAAAAGGGCGAGGAACTGGTGCAGGAGATGAAGTCCCGCTACAAGATCAGCGAAGAGGAAGGTAGGGCCTTCCTGGACCGGATCCAGGAGATGGTAAAGGCAGGGCAGCAGCGCTCCGCGGAGATGGCGGAGACCGAGGTGAAGAAGGCGCTGGACCGTATGGGTATGGTGTCACGCGAGGAATACGAGCGCCTGGAGCGGCGCGTGCGGGCGCTTGAGGCGGTCCAGGTGCAAAACCTGAGCGTCGAGGCGGAGGAAGAGTGTATAGAATCCTGA
- a CDS encoding GspE/PulE family protein encodes MHRKKMFTIQNVGQILLQRQMITDEQFRALLAQGEAQAQRLAGAQQAGYSRRVLHAPEKASPAEVIASFNLEIPGGGGKLLTEDAITEVLAQAVGLPYLKINPMKLDLELVTAHISRPFALKHLIVPVGYEDGVVVLAVADPFNEEVVEELKSIKRMEFRRVLASRNDILKILREFFGFRASVQAAESEVSAGVDLGNLEQFVRLKTGHEIEGTDRNIISAVDFLLQYAFDQRASDIHIEPKREKSLVRLRVDGVLHNVHVVPKQLHPPIVSRIKMLSRMDLAEKRRPQDGRIKTSHQEKEVELRVSTLPVAFGEKVVIRIFDPDVLMQELDQIGFYPREYQLYSSFLRRPNGIILVTGPTGSGKTTTLYSSLRTLSSPEVNIVTVEDPIEMVMEEFNQVGVQSGIGVTFDKVLRNVLRQDPDIIMIGEIRDKETAENAVQAALTGHLVLSTLHTNDAPSSVTRLIDLGVPPFLISSTVVGIIAQRLLRKICPACKKERRLAPEELEYLGLKRAGVVWSGEGCPECRGTGYKGRTGIFEVLDVNDAVKGVISERLDLAELQAVARRDGLVTLREQAVRKMLEGISTYEEVIAVTG; translated from the coding sequence ATGCACAGGAAGAAGATGTTCACCATCCAGAACGTCGGGCAGATACTCCTGCAGCGCCAGATGATCACCGACGAGCAGTTCCGGGCGCTGCTCGCCCAGGGTGAGGCGCAGGCCCAGCGGCTGGCCGGGGCGCAGCAGGCAGGGTACTCGCGCCGGGTGCTGCATGCGCCGGAAAAGGCCTCTCCCGCCGAGGTGATCGCCTCCTTCAACCTGGAGATTCCGGGGGGGGGAGGGAAACTTCTGACCGAGGACGCCATCACCGAGGTGCTGGCGCAGGCCGTCGGGCTTCCCTACCTCAAGATCAACCCGATGAAGCTCGATCTCGAGCTGGTCACGGCGCACATCTCGCGCCCCTTCGCCTTGAAGCACCTGATCGTCCCGGTGGGTTACGAGGACGGCGTGGTGGTGCTGGCGGTAGCCGACCCCTTCAACGAGGAGGTTGTCGAGGAACTCAAATCCATCAAGCGGATGGAGTTCCGCCGGGTCCTCGCCTCAAGAAACGACATCCTGAAGATACTCAGGGAGTTCTTCGGCTTCCGCGCCTCCGTGCAGGCCGCGGAGAGCGAGGTCTCGGCCGGGGTGGACCTGGGGAACCTCGAGCAGTTCGTGCGCCTTAAGACCGGGCACGAGATCGAGGGGACCGACCGCAACATCATCTCAGCCGTCGATTTCCTGTTGCAGTACGCCTTCGACCAGCGCGCCAGCGACATCCATATCGAGCCCAAGAGGGAGAAAAGCCTGGTGCGGCTCAGGGTGGACGGGGTGCTGCACAACGTCCACGTGGTTCCCAAGCAGCTTCACCCCCCCATCGTCTCGCGCATCAAGATGCTCTCCCGCATGGACCTGGCCGAGAAGAGGCGCCCGCAGGACGGCCGGATCAAGACCAGCCACCAGGAGAAGGAGGTCGAGCTGCGCGTCTCCACGCTCCCGGTAGCCTTCGGCGAGAAGGTGGTCATCAGGATCTTCGACCCGGACGTCTTGATGCAGGAGCTCGACCAGATAGGTTTCTACCCGCGCGAGTACCAGCTCTACAGCTCCTTTTTGCGCAGGCCAAACGGCATCATCCTGGTGACAGGCCCAACCGGCAGCGGCAAGACCACCACGCTCTACTCGTCGCTGCGGACCCTCTCCTCCCCCGAGGTGAACATAGTTACCGTGGAAGACCCGATCGAGATGGTGATGGAGGAGTTCAACCAGGTGGGGGTCCAGTCGGGGATCGGGGTCACCTTCGACAAGGTGCTGAGAAACGTCCTTAGGCAGGACCCCGACATCATCATGATCGGTGAGATCCGGGACAAGGAGACCGCCGAGAACGCGGTGCAGGCGGCGCTGACCGGGCACCTGGTGCTCTCCACCCTGCACACCAACGACGCTCCCTCCTCCGTCACCAGGCTCATCGACCTGGGAGTCCCCCCCTTTCTCATCTCCTCCACTGTCGTCGGCATCATCGCGCAGAGGCTTTTGCGCAAGATCTGCCCTGCCTGCAAGAAGGAGCGCCGGCTTGCCCCCGAAGAACTCGAATACCTGGGACTCAAGCGGGCCGGAGTCGTCTGGTCCGGCGAGGGGTGTCCAGAGTGCCGCGGCACCGGCTACAAGGGTAGGACCGGGATCTTCGAGGTGCTGGACGTGAACGATGCGGTGAAGGGGGTCATCTCGGAGCGGCTGGACCTAGCCGAGTTGCAGGCAGTCGCCCGCCGCGATGGCCTGGTCACGCTGAGGGAGCAGGCCGTGCGCAAGATGCTGGAGGGAATCTCCACCTACGAAGAGGTGATCGCGGTCACCGGGTGA
- the glgC gene encoding glucose-1-phosphate adenylyltransferase, translated as MYAMSNVGNTIAMVLAGGKGERLSPLTTRRAKPSVMFGGKYKIIDFVLSNLFNSGIKKVYILTQYRAYSLTKHIRESWGKWTGLGEFFVSISPETSSESEEWFKGTADAILQYLRFVESSDADYVAIFGGDHIYKMDVSQMIDYHRRNRADLTVAALEVPVEEASRFGVFSVDEDYHITAFTEKPANPESIPGRSTCFASMGNYIFSTKKLIEVLQEGKKRYEDLDFGKHVIPMMLENRDKVFAYNFNDNIIPGMKAEEKGYWKDVGTLDSYYEANMDLINVSPQLNLYNYKWPILTNQGNLPPAKTVFDEEGRRGMNIDSYVCAGCITSGATVKRTILGPRCKVNSFSLVEDSILFENVTVGRNVTIKKAIIDKNIVIPDGTEIGLDHDKDRLKGYRVTESGIVVVSNPETR; from the coding sequence ATGTATGCCATGAGTAATGTCGGGAACACGATTGCGATGGTGCTGGCAGGCGGCAAGGGGGAGAGGCTGAGCCCCCTGACGACGCGCAGGGCCAAGCCCAGCGTCATGTTCGGCGGCAAGTACAAGATCATCGACTTCGTGCTGAGCAACCTCTTCAACTCCGGGATCAAGAAGGTCTACATCCTGACCCAGTACCGCGCCTACTCGCTCACCAAGCACATCCGGGAGTCGTGGGGGAAGTGGACCGGGCTCGGGGAGTTCTTCGTCTCCATCTCTCCCGAGACAAGCTCCGAGAGCGAGGAATGGTTCAAGGGGACTGCCGACGCGATCCTGCAGTACTTGAGGTTCGTGGAGTCCTCCGACGCGGATTACGTCGCCATCTTCGGCGGAGACCACATCTACAAGATGGACGTCAGCCAGATGATCGACTACCACCGCAGAAACCGCGCCGACCTGACCGTCGCCGCGCTGGAGGTCCCGGTGGAGGAGGCGAGCCGCTTCGGCGTCTTCTCGGTGGACGAGGACTACCACATCACCGCCTTCACCGAAAAGCCGGCAAACCCGGAGAGCATCCCCGGGCGGAGCACCTGCTTCGCCTCCATGGGGAACTACATCTTCTCCACCAAGAAGCTGATCGAGGTGCTGCAGGAGGGGAAGAAGCGGTACGAAGATCTGGACTTCGGCAAGCACGTCATCCCGATGATGCTGGAAAACCGGGACAAGGTGTTCGCCTACAACTTCAACGACAACATCATCCCCGGCATGAAGGCCGAGGAGAAGGGGTACTGGAAGGACGTGGGGACCCTCGACTCCTACTACGAGGCGAACATGGACTTGATCAACGTCTCGCCCCAACTGAACCTGTACAACTACAAGTGGCCCATCCTCACCAACCAGGGGAACCTCCCCCCCGCCAAGACCGTCTTCGACGAAGAGGGAAGGCGCGGCATGAACATAGACTCCTACGTCTGCGCCGGGTGCATCACCAGCGGGGCCACGGTGAAAAGGACCATTCTCGGCCCGCGCTGCAAGGTGAACAGCTTCAGCCTGGTAGAAGACTCCATCCTCTTCGAGAACGTGACCGTGGGGCGCAACGTCACCATCAAGAAGGCCATCATCGACAAGAACATCGTCATCCCGGACGGAACAGAGATCGGCCTCGACCATGACAAGGACCGCCTCAAGGGTTACCGGGTGACCGAGTCGGGGATCGTCGTGGTCTCAAACCCCGAAACGAGGTAA
- a CDS encoding PAS domain-containing hybrid sensor histidine kinase/response regulator has protein sequence MRSQSEKRAAREIGKIVGIYALFGSAWIYLSGYALTWLVSDPQLAYRIEVYKGLLFILVTSWLLYRLITRFAKRLAESVEKLEESEARFQAIYHNVNDALLIHEPDGRVTDVNRTMCSMFGYSRNEALQLSVGELSQGEPPYSHQEARHLLTLAAQGVPQTVQWHSRKKNGTLFWSEVSLRRAIINDEERIVVMVRDITSRKEVEEALRQNEEILKLLMEEMPAGVGWSDEGKGIQYLNGLISEWLGLARSDKPTLDGLLERALPDPEYRAGIQRLWYAGIRATLEHGTPIPPIEVKLTCSDGSIKHVILNTSLIHHRILFIFTDITKWEAVQAEILKAQKLESLGILAGGIAHDFNNILTGILGNISFAGLLLEGDHPARGPLGHAEKASQRAAELAHQLLTFSRGGEPVKKVVSAAHLVRESLALSLHGSKVQTEVEIPESLHAIDADEGQMSQSFNNVIINACQAMPEGGVLKVTAENVSLKAENELGLAAGEYVRISFIDEGCGIPFEDQKKIFDPYYTTKAGGTGLGLASVHSIVSRHAGKIEVVSAPGKGTNFTFYLPSAGEVVPEQGKDPEKPCRGESGEGPILVMDDEEAIRTLAEDLLTHLGYEAVTCSTGEEAVRLYREASEAGRPFYAAIMDLTVPAGMGGKEAAREILSFAPKARLVVSSGYSNDPVMSRYADYGFCCAVVKPYRWADLQQALKKKC, from the coding sequence ATGCGAAGTCAATCGGAGAAGAGAGCGGCACGGGAGATAGGAAAGATCGTCGGGATCTACGCGCTCTTCGGCAGCGCCTGGATCTACCTCTCCGGGTATGCCCTCACCTGGCTGGTATCCGACCCGCAGCTGGCATACCGGATTGAGGTCTACAAGGGGCTCCTCTTCATCTTGGTCACCTCCTGGCTTTTGTACCGGCTGATCACCCGCTTCGCCAAGCGCCTGGCCGAAAGCGTGGAAAAGCTGGAGGAAAGCGAGGCGCGCTTCCAGGCCATCTACCATAACGTGAACGACGCCCTGCTGATTCATGAGCCCGACGGCCGGGTAACCGACGTGAACCGCACCATGTGCAGCATGTTCGGCTACAGCAGGAACGAGGCCCTGCAACTGAGCGTAGGCGAGCTAAGCCAGGGGGAGCCGCCTTACTCGCATCAAGAGGCGCGACACCTGCTCACGCTCGCGGCGCAAGGGGTCCCGCAGACGGTCCAGTGGCACAGCAGGAAGAAGAACGGGACCTTGTTCTGGTCCGAGGTCAGCCTGCGCCGGGCCATCATCAACGACGAGGAGCGCATCGTCGTCATGGTGCGGGACATCACCTCCCGCAAGGAGGTCGAGGAGGCGCTCAGGCAAAACGAGGAAATCCTCAAGCTGCTGATGGAGGAGATGCCGGCGGGGGTGGGGTGGTCGGACGAAGGGAAGGGGATCCAGTACCTGAACGGCCTGATCAGCGAGTGGCTCGGCCTGGCCCGCTCCGACAAGCCGACCCTCGACGGGCTGCTTGAGCGTGCCCTGCCCGACCCGGAGTACCGAGCCGGGATCCAAAGGCTATGGTACGCCGGCATCCGCGCGACCCTGGAACACGGCACCCCCATCCCCCCTATCGAGGTAAAACTCACCTGCAGCGACGGCTCGATCAAGCACGTCATCCTCAACACCAGCCTGATCCACCACCGCATACTCTTCATCTTCACCGACATCACCAAGTGGGAAGCCGTGCAAGCCGAGATCCTGAAGGCGCAGAAGCTGGAATCGCTGGGGATTCTTGCCGGCGGGATAGCCCACGATTTCAACAACATCCTCACCGGCATCCTCGGGAACATCTCTTTTGCGGGGCTTCTTTTGGAAGGCGACCACCCGGCGCGCGGGCCCCTGGGGCACGCGGAAAAGGCGTCCCAGCGGGCGGCGGAACTCGCGCACCAGCTGCTCACCTTCTCCCGGGGAGGAGAGCCGGTGAAGAAGGTGGTTTCCGCGGCGCACCTGGTTCGGGAATCGCTCGCCCTGTCGCTGCACGGGTCGAAGGTGCAGACCGAGGTGGAGATCCCTGAGTCGCTGCACGCCATAGACGCGGACGAAGGGCAGATGAGCCAGTCCTTCAACAACGTGATCATCAACGCCTGCCAGGCCATGCCGGAGGGCGGGGTCTTGAAAGTGACAGCGGAAAACGTCTCATTGAAGGCGGAAAACGAGCTGGGGCTTGCCGCGGGAGAGTACGTCAGGATCTCGTTCATCGACGAGGGGTGCGGCATACCGTTCGAGGACCAGAAGAAGATCTTCGACCCCTATTACACCACCAAGGCAGGCGGAACCGGGCTGGGGCTCGCGTCGGTGCACTCCATAGTATCCAGGCACGCGGGGAAGATCGAGGTCGTGAGCGCGCCCGGGAAGGGAACCAATTTCACCTTCTACCTCCCCTCGGCGGGAGAGGTCGTCCCCGAGCAGGGAAAGGACCCTGAAAAGCCGTGTCGCGGGGAGTCCGGCGAAGGTCCCATCCTGGTCATGGATGACGAGGAAGCGATCAGGACTCTGGCCGAGGACCTGCTGACCCACCTCGGTTACGAAGCAGTCACCTGCAGTACGGGAGAGGAGGCGGTCCGGCTCTACCGCGAAGCAAGCGAGGCGGGGCGCCCCTTCTATGCGGCCATAATGGATCTGACGGTGCCGGCGGGAATGGGGGGGAAGGAAGCCGCACGGGAGATTCTCTCCTTCGCCCCGAAGGCCCGGCTCGTCGTCTCCAGCGGGTACTCCAACGATCCGGTCATGTCGCGCTATGCCGATTACGGTTTTTGTTGCGCCGTGGTGAAGCCGTACCGGTGGGCGGACCTGCAGCAGGCGTTAAAAAAGAAGTGCTAG
- a CDS encoding sensor histidine kinase, whose product MPISAEKRGTPPQHQGAELSAGELRKRKREAIIVCLSLLTICLLTFLEIHLTRLSEQVPMGSNIAIFGMVNLIILLIILLVYLVFRNIAKLVLERRKNTPGAKLRTKLVLAFVTLSLVPTMMLFFVSAGFIKNSISNWFNKQVETSLNESMEVAQVYYKTSAANALYYGDQISAAIKERKLLNEENLPELKALVRQKQTEYNLGVVEVFSAQREELFRAANAKLPLGEFTNPSSDDIQRVLSGGRLTRVNAIGKADLIRGIVPIRSNWNEKEVVGVVVVNYYVPYSLVSKMREISSSYQEFRQLKILKNPIRTGYILTLFLITMVIIFLAVWFGMYLARSLTIPIQELAEATRQVAEGNLDVHLGQSGGDEIGMLISSFNRMTEDLRANQLALQHTNEELQKSNLELEQRRRYMEAVLANVTAGIISVDKNGLLTTVNKSAEKLLLINTDKVTGQNFREVLRPEHLDIVKGLLREMVLAKHDSIVRQVVIPMRDAELTLLTNLTVLKDENDAFMGMVVVLDDMTSLIKAQRMAAWREVARRIAHEIKNPLTPIQLSAQRLRKRYLTRFEGEEEVFDQCTAMIIKSVDELKGLVNEFSNFARMPAAVLKPNDLNAILKEALTLYDEAHRHIRFVLNADDALPPILLDRDQIKRVVINLLDNAVAAIEGDGEGVVELSTSYDSQLKMATFTVSDTGHGISAEDRPRLFEPYFSRKKSGTGLGLAIVNTIITDHHGFIRAKENYPKGSRFVIELPADAA is encoded by the coding sequence ATGCCGATTTCAGCCGAAAAACGGGGGACGCCCCCGCAGCACCAAGGGGCAGAGCTCTCCGCCGGTGAACTGAGGAAAAGAAAGCGCGAGGCCATCATCGTCTGCCTCTCGCTTCTGACCATCTGCCTCCTCACCTTTTTGGAGATCCACCTCACCCGCCTGAGCGAGCAGGTGCCGATGGGAAGCAATATCGCCATCTTCGGGATGGTCAACCTGATCATCCTCCTCATCATCCTGCTGGTCTACCTGGTCTTCCGAAACATCGCCAAGCTGGTCCTGGAACGGCGCAAGAACACGCCCGGAGCGAAGCTGCGTACGAAGCTCGTGCTTGCCTTTGTCACCCTGTCGCTGGTCCCGACCATGATGCTCTTCTTCGTCTCCGCCGGATTCATAAAGAACAGCATCTCGAACTGGTTCAACAAACAGGTGGAGACCTCGCTCAATGAGTCGATGGAGGTGGCCCAGGTCTATTACAAGACCTCCGCCGCCAACGCCCTCTACTACGGCGACCAGATCAGCGCAGCCATCAAGGAACGGAAGCTTTTGAACGAGGAGAACCTCCCCGAGCTTAAGGCCCTGGTGCGCCAGAAACAGACAGAGTACAACCTGGGTGTGGTCGAGGTCTTCTCGGCGCAGCGCGAGGAGCTGTTCCGTGCCGCGAACGCCAAGCTGCCGCTGGGCGAATTCACCAACCCCTCGTCGGATGACATCCAGCGCGTCCTCTCCGGGGGAAGGCTCACCCGTGTGAACGCCATCGGCAAGGCCGACCTGATCCGCGGCATCGTCCCGATACGGAGCAACTGGAACGAGAAGGAGGTGGTCGGGGTGGTGGTGGTCAACTACTACGTCCCCTACTCGCTGGTGTCCAAGATGCGGGAGATTTCCTCCTCCTACCAGGAATTCCGCCAGCTCAAGATCCTCAAGAACCCGATCCGGACCGGATACATCCTCACCCTGTTCCTGATCACCATGGTGATCATCTTCCTCGCCGTGTGGTTCGGGATGTACCTCGCCCGAAGCCTCACCATCCCGATCCAGGAGCTGGCGGAGGCGACCAGGCAGGTCGCCGAGGGCAACCTGGACGTGCACCTGGGCCAAAGCGGGGGCGACGAGATCGGCATGCTGATCTCCTCCTTCAACCGCATGACCGAAGACCTGCGGGCCAACCAGCTCGCGCTTCAGCACACCAACGAGGAACTGCAAAAAAGCAACCTCGAGCTGGAGCAGCGCCGCCGCTACATGGAGGCGGTGCTCGCTAACGTCACCGCCGGTATCATCTCGGTGGACAAAAACGGCCTGCTCACCACGGTGAACAAATCGGCCGAGAAGCTCCTTTTGATCAACACGGACAAGGTCACCGGGCAGAACTTCCGGGAAGTGCTGCGCCCGGAGCACCTGGATATCGTCAAGGGGCTCCTGCGGGAAATGGTGCTCGCCAAGCACGACTCCATCGTGCGGCAGGTGGTGATCCCGATGCGCGACGCGGAGCTCACCCTGCTCACCAACCTCACCGTACTGAAGGATGAAAACGACGCCTTCATGGGGATGGTGGTGGTCCTGGACGACATGACCTCGCTGATCAAGGCGCAGAGGATGGCCGCCTGGCGCGAGGTCGCGCGAAGGATCGCCCACGAGATCAAGAACCCGCTCACCCCGATCCAGCTCTCGGCCCAGCGGCTGAGGAAGCGCTACCTCACCCGCTTCGAGGGGGAGGAAGAGGTGTTCGACCAGTGCACCGCCATGATCATCAAATCGGTGGACGAACTGAAGGGGCTGGTGAACGAGTTCTCCAACTTCGCCAGGATGCCGGCCGCAGTGCTGAAGCCAAACGACCTGAACGCCATACTCAAGGAGGCGCTCACCCTCTACGACGAGGCGCACCGGCACATCCGCTTCGTCTTGAACGCAGACGACGCCCTGCCCCCGATCCTTTTGGACCGGGACCAGATCAAGCGGGTGGTGATCAACCTTTTGGACAACGCCGTCGCCGCCATAGAGGGGGACGGCGAGGGGGTGGTCGAGCTCAGCACCAGCTACGACAGCCAGCTCAAGATGGCGACCTTCACCGTTTCCGACACCGGCCACGGCATTTCCGCCGAGGACCGCCCGCGGCTTTTCGAACCTTACTTCTCCCGCAAGAAAAGCGGCACCGGGCTGGGGCTTGCCATCGTCAACACCATCATCACCGACCACCACGGCTTCATCAGGGCCAAGGAAAACTACCCCAAGGGGAGCAGGTTCGTCATCGAACTCCCCGCTGACGCAGCATAA
- a CDS encoding ABC1 kinase family protein translates to MYRILNINRNVRSIRRYRQIITVMGGYGLGQLLEYLNLGHVVALSRRMLRRPGKAAHLSAPERLRLALEELGPTFIKLGQLLSTRADIIPPAFVQELARLQDEIPCIDFEEIKVQIEHELGVPLENRFLRVEPVAIAGASIAQVHRATLITGEDVVVKVRRPGVMEAVETDIDILMGVALLLERHMARSDIYDPVGVVREFSYTIRREMDLSREGHAIERIRDNFKGYPDLYFPQVYWEATAKGVLTTEYVDGIKVSDICAIEKAGLDRREIARRGATAFLKMVLEHGFFHGDPHPGNVMILPNNVICLLDYGMVGRLDPAVKRYLTDVLGAVIERDVEGLAYIVVEAGDAGENVNMHALKKGLAEFIDSYFEIPLKEIVVGRMLLEFIDLVSTHRIKVHPDLTMLVKVLVVVEGMGRKLDPEFDMVGHLRPFLEREFRQQHSPGRLLREMEQGLEGYLTLARNLPRELKEILNKINRNKFRIDLEHRGLDRFSRELDRSANRVCLSLIIAALLIGSSIAMQTNRGPMLWGFPAFAFFGYSCAGVVGIWWMIAILRSGRL, encoded by the coding sequence GTGTATAGAATCCTGAACATCAACCGCAACGTCAGGAGCATCCGGCGTTACCGGCAGATCATCACCGTCATGGGAGGGTACGGGCTCGGCCAGTTGCTGGAGTACCTGAACCTGGGGCATGTGGTGGCCCTGTCCCGGCGCATGCTGCGCCGCCCTGGTAAGGCCGCCCACCTCTCGGCCCCGGAACGTCTGCGCCTCGCCCTGGAGGAACTGGGCCCCACCTTCATCAAGCTGGGGCAACTCCTCTCCACCCGCGCCGACATCATCCCCCCCGCCTTCGTGCAGGAACTGGCGCGCCTGCAGGACGAGATCCCCTGCATCGACTTCGAGGAGATAAAGGTACAGATCGAGCACGAGTTGGGGGTACCGCTGGAAAACCGCTTCCTGCGGGTGGAACCGGTGGCGATCGCGGGGGCGTCGATCGCGCAGGTGCACCGGGCAACGCTTATCACCGGCGAGGACGTGGTGGTGAAAGTGCGCCGTCCCGGTGTGATGGAGGCGGTCGAGACCGACATCGACATCCTCATGGGGGTGGCGCTGCTCCTGGAGCGCCACATGGCCCGAAGCGACATCTATGACCCGGTGGGGGTGGTGCGGGAATTCTCCTACACCATCCGGCGCGAGATGGACCTCTCCCGCGAGGGGCACGCCATCGAGCGGATCCGCGACAACTTCAAGGGTTACCCCGATCTGTACTTCCCGCAGGTCTACTGGGAGGCGACCGCCAAGGGGGTGCTTACCACCGAGTACGTGGACGGCATCAAGGTGAGCGACATCTGCGCCATTGAGAAGGCTGGGCTGGACCGGCGCGAGATCGCGCGGCGCGGGGCGACCGCCTTTCTGAAGATGGTGCTGGAGCACGGCTTCTTCCACGGCGACCCGCACCCGGGCAACGTGATGATACTCCCCAACAACGTGATCTGCCTGCTCGACTACGGCATGGTGGGAAGGCTCGACCCCGCGGTGAAGCGCTACCTGACCGATGTCCTCGGCGCGGTGATCGAAAGGGACGTGGAGGGGCTCGCCTACATCGTGGTGGAGGCCGGCGACGCAGGCGAGAACGTCAACATGCACGCCCTGAAAAAGGGGCTTGCCGAGTTCATCGACAGCTACTTCGAGATCCCGCTGAAAGAGATCGTGGTGGGGCGCATGCTCCTGGAGTTCATAGACCTGGTCTCGACGCATCGCATCAAGGTGCACCCGGACCTCACCATGCTGGTCAAGGTGCTGGTGGTGGTGGAGGGGATGGGCCGAAAGCTCGATCCCGAGTTCGACATGGTGGGACACCTGCGCCCTTTCCTGGAGCGGGAGTTCAGGCAGCAGCACTCCCCCGGGCGGCTTTTGCGGGAGATGGAGCAGGGGCTCGAAGGATACCTGACCCTGGCGCGCAACCTGCCGCGGGAGCTGAAGGAGATCCTGAACAAGATCAACCGGAACAAGTTCCGCATCGACCTGGAGCACCGCGGACTGGACCGTTTCAGCCGGGAACTCGACCGCTCCGCGAACCGGGTCTGCCTGAGCCTCATCATAGCGGCGCTCCTGATCGGCTCCTCCATCGCCATGCAGACGAACCGCGGCCCGATGCTCTGGGGGTTCCCCGCCTTCGCATTTTTCGGCTACAGCTGCGCTGGCGTGGTCGGGATCTGGTGGATGATCGCCATCCTGCGCTCCGGGAGACTGTAG
- the lpxC gene encoding UDP-3-O-acyl-N-acetylglucosamine deacetylase, whose translation MIFQQTLGNKAKFSGIGLHTGKTITLTLRPAEAGTGIVFHRVDLSPAVSIEAHASNVVNTRLSTTIGRGEASVSTIEHLMAALYGCGIDNAHVDIDGPEVPIMDGSAAPFVAAIAKAGVKASGKARKYLVVKKAVTVVDGDKKATIIPSRHYKISFDMQFAHPAVKSQFRSLEFSQESFTHEFAAARTFGFLAEVEMMKSHGLALGGSLENAVVIGDNGVINPEGLRFQDEFVRHKILDSVGDFSLAGHRLIGHVKATKSGHDLNHKLVTELLKRPDCYTLIEFTPQAFNAPFNIGIPELSWLEA comes from the coding sequence ATGATATTCCAGCAGACCTTGGGGAACAAAGCAAAATTCAGCGGCATCGGGCTGCACACGGGTAAGACCATCACCCTGACGCTGCGCCCGGCCGAGGCCGGGACCGGCATCGTCTTCCACAGGGTTGACCTCTCCCCTGCCGTCTCGATAGAAGCGCACGCCTCCAACGTCGTCAACACCAGACTCTCCACCACCATCGGCCGCGGCGAGGCGAGCGTATCGACCATCGAGCACCTGATGGCCGCCCTCTACGGCTGCGGCATAGACAACGCCCACGTCGACATCGACGGCCCCGAAGTCCCGATCATGGACGGCTCCGCAGCCCCCTTCGTGGCCGCGATCGCCAAGGCGGGGGTGAAGGCCTCCGGCAAGGCGCGCAAGTACCTCGTGGTCAAAAAGGCGGTGACCGTGGTGGACGGGGACAAGAAAGCGACCATCATCCCCTCGCGCCACTACAAGATATCCTTCGATATGCAGTTCGCCCACCCGGCGGTGAAAAGCCAGTTCCGCTCCCTGGAGTTCAGCCAGGAAAGCTTCACCCACGAGTTCGCCGCGGCAAGAACCTTCGGATTCCTGGCCGAGGTGGAAATGATGAAGTCCCACGGCCTGGCACTGGGGGGATCGCTGGAAAATGCCGTGGTTATCGGCGACAACGGCGTCATCAACCCGGAAGGGCTCAGGTTCCAGGACGAGTTCGTGCGCCACAAGATCCTGGACTCGGTAGGCGATTTCTCGCTCGCCGGCCATCGCCTCATCGGCCACGTGAAAGCGACCAAGTCGGGACACGACCTGAACCACAAGCTGGTCACCGAGCTCCTGAAGCGCCCGGACTGCTACACGCTGATCGAGTTCACCCCGCAGGCCTTCAACGCGCCGTTCAACATCGGCATCCCCGAGCTCTCCTGGCTGGAGGCTTAG